One stretch of Limnohabitans sp. DNA includes these proteins:
- a CDS encoding dienelactone hydrolase family protein, translating into MGTMIELKSADGTLVPAYEARPAGTPKGAVVVIQEIFGVNSHIRQVADGYAAEGYLAVAPAAFHRVKLGVELGYTDADMGEGFGYKTAVEALPAPGVLQDIQAAVDHGAQASGGKVGIVGYCWGGLLTWRAACTLSGLSAAAPYYGGGVTTEAESVRQPRVPVMAHFAEEDKWIPLDSVATFKNAHPQVQVFTYAAHHGFNCDQRASWHAPSAQLARERTLAFFKQHLA; encoded by the coding sequence ATGGGAACGATGATCGAACTGAAGTCGGCCGACGGCACGTTGGTGCCCGCCTACGAAGCACGCCCTGCAGGCACACCCAAGGGGGCTGTGGTGGTGATTCAGGAAATTTTTGGCGTCAATAGCCACATCCGCCAAGTGGCCGATGGCTATGCGGCAGAGGGTTACCTGGCTGTGGCCCCGGCCGCCTTCCACCGCGTCAAGCTGGGGGTGGAGCTGGGGTACACCGATGCCGACATGGGCGAAGGCTTTGGTTACAAAACGGCGGTGGAGGCTTTGCCCGCGCCCGGCGTGCTGCAAGACATTCAGGCGGCCGTTGACCATGGGGCCCAGGCTTCAGGGGGCAAGGTGGGCATCGTGGGTTATTGCTGGGGCGGCTTGCTGACTTGGCGTGCGGCCTGCACTTTGTCCGGCCTCAGCGCGGCGGCACCGTATTACGGTGGCGGTGTGACCACAGAAGCCGAAAGCGTCCGCCAGCCTCGCGTGCCTGTCATGGCGCATTTTGCGGAAGAAGACAAATGGATCCCGTTGGATTCTGTCGCGACTTTCAAAAACGCACATCCGCAAGTGCAGGTGTTCACCTATGCCGCACACCACGGCTTCAACTGCGACCAGCGCGCTTCATGGCATGCGCCTTCGGCCCAGCTGGCGCGTGAGCGCACGCTGGCGTTTTTCAAGCAGCACCTGGCTTGA
- a CDS encoding magnesium transporter CorA family protein, producing the protein MRVFSVAGAHVQAGLTLPEQLPDQGYVWIACSREDFQSELGAIQRSLEQLTGQTLVDLHVSDLLNAQLPSRFDYSSHYDLMVFRRLAQRPESTVTSPDKGLNLQTGKRPGPPVLQRIDTSPVGFAVFDRVLVSVHPADCAVREAYASRLLASTHNPDSADPRSSGARGVPQSPADMMLRIVSHMVDGYLHLRRELSRQLDHWQGELLHPRTRFNRWDALLHARMALHQIEALCEDQHTAVQSWTESLDNWRVAEDAAAQGEHELLKIRSRDVLEHIERVVQHVRRLEHNTESAVQMHFNVQSNRTNDTMRTLTALTAIFLPLNLIAGIFGMNFEFMPWLHKASAFWWTLGSMITIALIMGLVFWRKRYLARTGK; encoded by the coding sequence ATGCGGGTTTTCAGCGTCGCGGGCGCACACGTTCAGGCCGGACTGACCTTACCGGAGCAGCTGCCCGATCAGGGCTATGTCTGGATCGCTTGCTCCCGCGAGGACTTCCAGAGTGAGCTGGGGGCGATCCAGCGCAGCCTTGAGCAACTCACCGGTCAGACCCTGGTAGACCTGCATGTTTCAGACCTGCTGAATGCCCAGTTGCCCTCGCGTTTTGATTACAGCTCGCATTACGACCTGATGGTGTTCCGTCGACTGGCCCAGCGCCCGGAAAGCACCGTGACCAGCCCGGACAAGGGTCTGAACCTGCAAACTGGCAAGCGCCCTGGCCCACCCGTGCTGCAACGCATCGACACCAGCCCCGTGGGTTTTGCCGTCTTTGACAGGGTGCTGGTCAGCGTGCACCCAGCCGACTGCGCCGTGCGAGAAGCCTACGCCAGTCGCCTTCTGGCCAGCACACACAATCCGGATTCGGCGGACCCGCGCTCGTCCGGCGCACGTGGCGTGCCCCAGAGTCCGGCCGACATGATGCTGCGCATCGTCAGCCACATGGTCGATGGCTACCTCCATTTGCGTCGCGAATTGAGCCGTCAACTCGACCACTGGCAAGGCGAGCTGCTGCACCCGCGCACCCGCTTCAACCGCTGGGATGCCCTGCTGCACGCACGCATGGCACTGCACCAGATTGAAGCCCTGTGCGAGGACCAACACACCGCCGTGCAAAGCTGGACGGAATCGCTGGACAATTGGCGCGTGGCCGAAGACGCAGCCGCACAAGGCGAACATGAACTGCTCAAAATCCGCAGCCGAGACGTGCTGGAGCACATTGAGCGGGTGGTGCAGCATGTGCGCCGGCTGGAGCACAACACCGAAAGCGCCGTGCAGATGCACTTCAACGTTCAAAGCAACCGAACCAACGACACCATGCGCACCCTGACAGCGCTGACCGCCATCTTTTTACCGCTGAACCTGATTGCGGGCATTTTTGGCATGAACTTTGAATTCATGCCCTGGCTGCACAAGGCCAGCGCCTTCTGGTGGACCTTAGGCAGCATGATCACAATTGCCTTGATCATGGGCCTGGTGTTTTGGCGTAAACGCTACCTGGCCCGAACGGGAAAATGA
- the hemB gene encoding porphobilinogen synthase — MNPVAPFPANRPRRLRRDEFTRNLVREHRVSAHDLIYPVFVLDGQNQRQAVGSMPGVERLSLDLLLPVAEDCVKLGIPVMALFPVIDASLKDPTGSEAMNPNGLVPRVVRELKKRFPELGVMTDVALDPFTSHGQDGLLDETGYIMNDETTAVLVQQALTQAEAGVDMVAPSDMMDGRIGAIRQALEARGLIHTRIMAYSAKYASAFYGPFRDAVGSAGNLGKSNKKVYQMDPGNSDEALREVAMDLAEGADMVMVKPGMPYLDIVRRVKDEFKVPTFAYQVSGEYAMLKAAAQNGWLDHDLVMMESLLAFKRAGADGVLTYFAREAARLIRKS, encoded by the coding sequence ATGAACCCCGTCGCCCCCTTCCCCGCCAACCGCCCACGCCGCTTGCGCCGTGACGAATTCACCCGCAACCTGGTGCGTGAGCACCGGGTCTCAGCGCACGACCTGATCTACCCGGTCTTTGTGCTGGACGGGCAAAACCAGCGCCAGGCCGTGGGCTCCATGCCCGGAGTGGAGCGCCTGAGTCTGGACCTGTTGTTGCCCGTGGCCGAAGACTGCGTCAAGCTGGGCATCCCGGTCATGGCGCTGTTCCCGGTGATCGACGCCAGCCTGAAGGACCCCACAGGCAGCGAAGCCATGAACCCCAATGGCCTGGTGCCCCGCGTGGTGCGTGAGCTGAAAAAACGCTTTCCCGAACTGGGCGTGATGACCGATGTGGCGCTCGACCCCTTCACCAGCCACGGCCAAGATGGCCTGCTGGACGAAACCGGCTACATCATGAACGACGAAACCACCGCCGTGCTGGTGCAGCAAGCCCTGACCCAAGCCGAAGCCGGCGTGGACATGGTCGCGCCCAGCGACATGATGGACGGGCGCATCGGCGCGATCCGCCAAGCGCTCGAAGCACGCGGCCTGATCCACACGCGCATCATGGCCTACAGCGCCAAGTACGCCAGCGCCTTTTATGGCCCCTTCCGTGACGCGGTCGGCTCTGCCGGCAACCTGGGCAAGAGCAACAAAAAGGTCTACCAGATGGACCCCGGCAACAGCGACGAAGCCCTGCGCGAAGTGGCCATGGACCTGGCCGAAGGCGCAGACATGGTCATGGTCAAGCCCGGCATGCCGTATTTGGACATCGTGCGCCGCGTCAAAGACGAATTCAAGGTGCCGACCTTCGCTTATCAGGTGTCGGGCGAATACGCCATGCTCAAAGCGGCCGCACAAAACGGCTGGCTCGACCATGACTTGGTGATGATGGAAAGCCTGCTGGCCTTCAAGCGGGCCGGTGCCGATGGCGTGCTGACTTACTTTGCCCGCGAAGCAGCCCGCCTGATTCGCAAAAGTTGA
- the ltrA gene encoding group II intron reverse transcriptase/maturase — protein MSVDEAEALAGGASGEGTGRNLGSAHAGAEADTACGEQPKSERDWLMSQVVERTNMQLAYSRVMKNRGAPGVDGMRCGELKAWLQANWVRVKQDLLAGRYRPQSVRRVDIPKPQGGVRTLGVPTVVDRLIQQALHQVMQPIFEPTLSGSSYGFRPGRSARQAVAQATEHIRSGKRWVIDMDLEKFFDRVNHDVLMARVTRQVQDRKVLHLIRSFLQAGMMADGIETVREQGTPQGGPLSPLLSNILLTDLDRELERRGLSFCRYADDCNIYVGSQRAGQRIMAGITAFLTERLKLSVNAAKSAVARPWERKFLGYSVTSQRTLKIRIAKPSIDRLRHSVGEICAQGRGRVLLDTIERLNSILRGWMNYFSLTQSRRPIEELDAWVRRRLRCLVWRQWKRPHTRESKMRSLGLDAQRAWKSSVNGRGPWWNAGAKHMVAALPPK, from the coding sequence ATGTCAGTCGATGAAGCAGAAGCCCTCGCAGGAGGGGCCAGCGGCGAAGGAACCGGACGGAATCTGGGGAGTGCGCACGCGGGTGCAGAGGCTGACACGGCGTGCGGCGAACAACCGAAATCGGAGAGAGACTGGCTCATGAGCCAGGTGGTGGAGCGCACCAACATGCAGCTCGCGTACAGCCGTGTGATGAAGAATCGCGGCGCACCCGGCGTAGACGGAATGCGATGCGGGGAACTCAAAGCGTGGCTACAAGCGAACTGGGTGCGCGTGAAGCAGGACTTGCTGGCGGGCCGGTATCGGCCGCAGTCGGTGCGCCGAGTGGACATACCCAAGCCACAAGGCGGGGTCAGGACACTGGGCGTGCCGACGGTGGTGGATCGACTGATCCAGCAGGCGCTGCACCAAGTAATGCAACCGATCTTTGAGCCGACGCTCTCGGGCAGCAGCTACGGCTTCCGTCCGGGGCGAAGCGCACGACAGGCGGTTGCTCAAGCGACGGAGCACATTCGCAGCGGCAAGCGCTGGGTGATAGACATGGACTTGGAGAAATTCTTCGACCGTGTGAACCATGATGTGCTGATGGCTCGGGTGACGCGGCAGGTACAGGATCGCAAGGTGCTGCACCTGATACGGAGCTTTCTTCAGGCAGGAATGATGGCCGATGGGATAGAGACAGTCCGGGAGCAAGGGACGCCGCAAGGTGGCCCACTGTCACCGCTGCTGTCGAACATCCTGTTGACCGATCTTGACCGGGAGCTGGAGAGGCGCGGACTGTCGTTTTGCAGGTACGCGGACGACTGCAACATCTACGTGGGCAGTCAAAGGGCCGGGCAGCGGATCATGGCCGGGATCACGGCGTTTCTCACGGAGCGCTTGAAACTGAGCGTGAATGCGGCCAAGAGCGCGGTGGCCAGGCCCTGGGAGCGCAAGTTCTTGGGCTACAGCGTCACCTCGCAGCGGACCCTGAAAATCCGCATCGCCAAACCCAGCATAGACCGACTGCGACACAGCGTAGGCGAGATATGCGCACAGGGACGGGGGCGGGTTTTGCTCGACACCATCGAGAGGCTCAATTCGATTTTGCGCGGCTGGATGAATTACTTCAGTCTCACGCAAAGTCGCAGGCCAATTGAAGAACTGGATGCGTGGGTGAGGCGACGCCTGAGATGCTTGGTCTGGAGGCAATGGAAGCGACCCCATACGCGGGAATCCAAGATGCGCTCATTGGGCCTTGATGCCCAACGGGCGTGGAAATCCAGCGTTAACGGTAGAGGCCCTTGGTGGAATGCCGGGGCCAAACACATGGTTGCGGCGTTACCGCCAAAATAG
- a CDS encoding IS256 family transposase has translation MTVSNELIDQLLAGYKKPEDLIGENGLLKQLTKRLVERALEAEMTEHLGHTKNASVANAAGNARNGKSKKTLKGDFGELPIDIPRDRHASFEPQIVPKHQTRWTGFDDKILSLYARGMTVREIQGHLQEMYGTEVSPTLISSVTDAVMDEVKAWQARPLDALYPIVYLDCIHVKTRDSGVVRNKAVYLALGINMAGEKEILGLWIAQTEGAKFWLQVVTELKNRGVADIFIACVDGLKGFPEAIEAVYPQTAVQLCLVHMVRHSLNYVSWKMRKVVAADLKTIYSSATADDAVLRLQEFEEKWGADYPTIVKSWCSNWERIVPFFEYPPEIRRIIYTTNAIESVNMSLRKVTKSRGSFPSDEALLKLFYLALNNISKKWTMPLRDWKAALTRFTIQFEGRMPND, from the coding sequence ATGACCGTCAGCAACGAATTGATCGACCAGCTGCTCGCTGGCTATAAAAAGCCTGAAGACCTCATCGGCGAGAACGGCCTGCTCAAGCAGCTGACCAAGCGCCTTGTGGAGCGCGCTTTGGAAGCCGAGATGACCGAGCACTTGGGTCACACCAAGAATGCCAGCGTGGCCAACGCCGCTGGCAATGCCCGCAACGGCAAAAGCAAAAAGACCCTCAAAGGCGACTTTGGCGAGCTGCCCATTGATATCCCCCGTGATCGCCACGCCAGCTTTGAGCCGCAGATCGTGCCCAAGCACCAGACGCGCTGGACGGGTTTTGATGACAAGATTTTGTCCCTGTATGCCCGAGGCATGACGGTACGTGAGATTCAGGGGCATCTCCAGGAAATGTATGGCACCGAGGTGTCGCCCACGCTGATCTCATCGGTTACGGATGCCGTCATGGACGAGGTCAAGGCTTGGCAGGCGCGTCCACTGGATGCGCTGTACCCGATCGTTTACCTGGACTGCATCCACGTCAAAACCCGTGACTCAGGCGTGGTGCGCAACAAGGCCGTATATCTGGCCTTGGGCATCAACATGGCTGGCGAGAAGGAAATCCTGGGGCTGTGGATTGCCCAGACCGAAGGGGCCAAGTTCTGGCTGCAGGTGGTCACGGAGCTCAAGAACCGGGGCGTGGCTGACATCTTCATCGCCTGCGTGGATGGCTTGAAGGGCTTTCCCGAGGCAATAGAGGCTGTATATCCGCAAACGGCGGTGCAGCTGTGTCTGGTGCACATGGTGCGCCACAGCCTGAACTATGTGAGCTGGAAGATGCGCAAAGTGGTGGCCGCAGACCTGAAGACCATCTACAGCAGCGCAACTGCGGATGATGCCGTGCTGCGGCTGCAGGAATTCGAAGAAAAATGGGGCGCTGACTACCCGACCATTGTGAAATCGTGGTGCAGCAACTGGGAGCGGATCGTGCCGTTCTTTGAATATCCTCCAGAGATTCGGCGGATCATTTACACGACCAACGCCATCGAGTCGGTGAACATGAGTCTGCGCAAGGTGACCAAGAGCCGGGGCTCGTTCCCCAGCGATGAGGCATTGCTGAAATTGTTCTACCTGGCGCTGAACAACATCAGCAAGAAGTGGACGATGCCGCTCAGAGATTGGAAAGCCGCATTGACCCGGTTTACCATTCAGTTCGAAGGCAGGATGCCCAATGACTGA
- a CDS encoding CopD family protein has translation MLWIKALHIVFIASWFAGLFYLPRIYVNLAMVPADSAAERDRLLLMARKLYRFMTILAVPALALGLWLWLYYGIGLGPGQGWMHAKLLIVLALLGYHHSCGVLLRKFESGQMQRSHVWFRWFNEAPVLMMVAVVILVVVKPF, from the coding sequence ATGCTCTGGATCAAGGCCCTTCATATCGTTTTCATTGCCAGCTGGTTTGCTGGCTTGTTTTATTTGCCACGCATTTACGTCAACCTGGCGATGGTGCCGGCCGACTCGGCCGCCGAGCGCGATCGCCTGCTCTTGATGGCACGCAAGCTCTACCGCTTTATGACCATCCTGGCTGTTCCGGCCTTGGCGCTCGGCTTGTGGCTTTGGCTTTACTACGGCATTGGCCTGGGGCCTGGCCAGGGCTGGATGCATGCCAAGCTGCTGATCGTGCTGGCATTGTTGGGGTATCACCACAGTTGTGGTGTTTTGCTGCGTAAGTTTGAAAGCGGCCAGATGCAGCGCAGCCATGTCTGGTTCCGCTGGTTCAACGAAGCCCCGGTGCTCATGATGGTGGCGGTGGTCATTTTGGTGGTGGTCAAACCCTTTTGA
- a CDS encoding VanZ family protein — protein sequence MIRRTSAAWPLFCIYAVLIVYASLYPFDNWRFQGVVSWSFLTEPWPRYWTGFDVMSNALGYAPLGFLLAVSLHHTRPHWPAIGLATFFAGVLSLLLESLQMFLPVRVPSNVDTALNIAGAFAGAVVARGLAWVGLVNRWSRFRDRWFELEAGGALALLAIWPLALMFPAAVPFGLGQVLERLETTWVHVLKDTPWLESWPLRDVEFQPMLPITESVCVALGLLLPCLLAYGVVQRRPQRWAVAGVCLTLGLLASALSAALTYGPVHAWGWVSPEVLRGSVMALILALILSLASARMCWVLALAALVLQLSLLNTAAAGVYFPMTLQTWEQGRFIRFHGLIQWLGWLWPYALLVYLVHRLSRAQTVGRG from the coding sequence ATGATTCGTCGCACATCAGCCGCTTGGCCCCTGTTCTGCATTTATGCGGTTTTAATTGTTTATGCCAGTCTCTATCCCTTTGATAACTGGCGTTTCCAGGGGGTGGTTTCTTGGTCTTTTCTGACCGAACCATGGCCGCGATACTGGACCGGCTTTGATGTGATGTCGAATGCGCTGGGCTATGCACCGCTGGGATTTTTGTTGGCGGTGAGCCTGCATCACACCCGACCCCATTGGCCGGCCATCGGTTTGGCGACCTTTTTTGCGGGCGTCCTGTCCCTGCTGCTGGAGTCTCTCCAAATGTTTCTGCCTGTGCGTGTGCCATCGAACGTGGACACCGCCTTGAACATTGCTGGCGCTTTTGCGGGTGCGGTGGTGGCGCGTGGTTTGGCATGGGTCGGGCTGGTGAACCGTTGGAGCCGTTTCAGGGACCGGTGGTTTGAATTGGAAGCCGGTGGGGCCTTGGCTTTGTTGGCGATTTGGCCTTTGGCCTTGATGTTCCCGGCTGCGGTGCCTTTTGGTTTGGGGCAGGTGCTAGAGCGCCTGGAGACCACCTGGGTTCATGTTCTTAAAGACACGCCCTGGCTGGAGTCCTGGCCGCTGCGCGATGTCGAATTCCAGCCCATGCTGCCCATCACCGAATCGGTATGCGTTGCATTGGGCTTGTTGTTGCCCTGTTTGCTGGCCTATGGCGTGGTGCAGCGAAGACCGCAGCGCTGGGCTGTGGCCGGGGTGTGCCTGACTTTGGGTCTGTTGGCCAGCGCCTTGTCGGCAGCTTTGACTTATGGGCCTGTGCATGCCTGGGGCTGGGTCAGTCCAGAGGTGCTGCGTGGTTCGGTGATGGCCTTGATCCTGGCTTTGATCCTGTCTTTGGCTTCGGCGCGAATGTGCTGGGTGCTGGCCTTGGCAGCCTTGGTCCTGCAGTTGAGTTTGCTCAATACCGCAGCGGCCGGTGTGTATTTTCCGATGACTTTGCAGACTTGGGAGCAGGGGCGGTTCATCCGTTTTCATGGCCTGATTCAATGGTTGGGCTGGTTATGGCCCTATGCCTTGCTGGTGTATCTGGTGCACAGGCTGTCCAGAGCCCAGACCGTTGGGCGGGGCTGA
- a CDS encoding (2Fe-2S) ferredoxin domain-containing protein yields the protein MTVLKIPPFFKRHIFFCLNERKNNEACCAQHDAQAAFDRCKAQVKAKGLAGPGEVRVNKAGCLDRCAAGPVAVVYPEGVWYTYVDQSDIDEIVESHLKNGQVVERLLTPEQLGR from the coding sequence ATGACCGTCCTCAAGATTCCTCCTTTTTTCAAACGTCACATTTTCTTTTGCCTGAATGAGCGAAAAAACAATGAGGCTTGCTGCGCCCAACATGACGCGCAAGCGGCTTTTGACCGATGTAAAGCCCAAGTCAAAGCCAAGGGCTTGGCCGGGCCTGGCGAAGTTCGGGTCAACAAGGCTGGCTGCCTCGATCGGTGCGCTGCTGGCCCAGTGGCCGTGGTGTATCCCGAGGGTGTCTGGTACACCTATGTCGATCAGTCGGACATTGACGAAATTGTCGAATCACACCTCAAAAACGGGCAAGTGGTTGAACGGTTGCTGACCCCTGAGCAATTGGGGCGTTGA
- a CDS encoding alpha/beta hydrolase, which yields MNQATQSICLQGEAGAIETLVDLPLGETAQGTAVIAHPHPLFGGSMHNKVVQTLARAFVQSGWRAVRFQFRGVGASEGAYDEGRGEVRDMLQVIEQVAAQGPLALAGFSFGAFVTSHVIQALGDQRLPQSVVLVGTAASRFEVAPLPQMLHDRCLVLHGEQDDTVPLTSVLDWARPQFLPITVIPGVEHFFHGQLPLLKSLVIRHLNN from the coding sequence ATGAACCAAGCTACACAGTCAATTTGCTTGCAAGGTGAGGCGGGCGCCATTGAAACCTTGGTGGATTTGCCCCTAGGCGAAACCGCCCAGGGCACTGCGGTCATTGCGCATCCCCACCCCTTATTTGGGGGTTCAATGCACAACAAGGTGGTACAGACATTGGCTCGCGCTTTCGTGCAGAGCGGATGGCGGGCTGTACGTTTCCAATTCAGGGGTGTGGGTGCCAGTGAAGGCGCCTACGATGAGGGCCGCGGTGAGGTCCGCGACATGCTTCAGGTGATTGAGCAAGTGGCGGCGCAAGGCCCATTGGCTCTGGCGGGGTTTTCTTTTGGGGCTTTTGTGACCAGCCACGTGATCCAGGCTCTGGGTGATCAGCGGTTGCCCCAATCCGTGGTGCTCGTGGGCACGGCGGCTTCGCGTTTTGAGGTGGCACCCTTGCCCCAGATGTTGCACGATCGCTGCCTGGTTTTGCACGGCGAACAAGACGACACGGTGCCCTTGACCAGCGTGCTGGACTGGGCCAGGCCGCAATTCTTGCCGATCACGGTGATTCCGGGAGTTGAGCATTTTTTTCATGGACAATTGCCCTTGCTCAAATCTTTGGTGATCCGCCATTTGAATAACTGA
- a CDS encoding D-alanyl-D-alanine carboxypeptidase family protein, with protein sequence MNTFLTILISGFFLAFPWFAQAQMPQPPEVAARAYLLMDITANQVLAAKDPDLMVEPASLTKLMTAYLVFDALKSRKLSLQQTLPVSERAWKMPGSRMFIDPKMQVPVEDLIKGMIVQSGNDATVALAEGVAGSVERFVQLMNDQARFLGMSNTAYKNPEGLTAPGHTTTARDLAMLATRLMRDFPEYVSYYAIKKYRYSGTPAANDTNRNLLLFRDAAVDGLKTGHTQAAGYCLVASAKREFPNVGVRRLLSVVLGAESENARANESQKLLNWGYAAFDAVKLFDANQAVVTPAVWKGKQAVLKLGTERPLVVAVPSGTVAQLKTQVVRPDPLVAPFVKGQTVGSLKVLQGDRPLFEVPLTVLEPVEQAGVFGRAWGSLRLWIK encoded by the coding sequence ATGAATACATTTCTCACAATTCTGATCAGCGGTTTTTTTCTCGCTTTCCCTTGGTTTGCCCAGGCCCAAATGCCTCAGCCGCCCGAGGTGGCTGCCAGGGCTTATTTGTTGATGGATATCACGGCCAATCAGGTACTCGCAGCCAAGGATCCCGACTTGATGGTCGAGCCGGCCTCTTTGACCAAACTGATGACCGCCTATTTGGTTTTTGATGCGCTCAAATCCCGCAAATTGAGCTTGCAACAAACCCTGCCTGTTTCCGAGCGTGCCTGGAAAATGCCAGGATCGCGCATGTTCATTGACCCGAAGATGCAGGTGCCCGTTGAGGATCTGATCAAGGGCATGATCGTGCAGTCCGGTAACGATGCCACGGTGGCCTTGGCTGAAGGGGTGGCGGGTAGCGTCGAACGGTTTGTCCAGCTCATGAACGATCAAGCCCGTTTTCTGGGCATGAGCAACACTGCCTACAAAAATCCGGAGGGTTTGACAGCACCGGGTCACACCACTACGGCGCGTGACCTGGCCATGTTGGCCACCCGATTGATGCGTGATTTTCCGGAGTACGTGTCCTATTACGCGATCAAGAAGTACCGTTATTCGGGTACCCCTGCTGCCAATGACACCAACCGCAATTTGCTGTTGTTCAGGGATGCTGCGGTGGACGGACTCAAGACTGGCCACACCCAGGCTGCGGGTTATTGTCTGGTGGCTTCGGCCAAACGCGAGTTCCCCAATGTCGGGGTACGTCGCCTGCTCAGCGTGGTGTTGGGTGCCGAAAGCGAAAACGCGCGAGCCAATGAAAGCCAGAAACTGCTCAATTGGGGTTACGCCGCTTTTGACGCGGTCAAACTGTTTGACGCCAACCAAGCCGTGGTAACGCCTGCGGTTTGGAAAGGCAAACAGGCGGTCCTCAAGTTGGGCACCGAGCGCCCTTTGGTGGTGGCTGTGCCGTCGGGCACGGTGGCCCAATTGAAAACGCAAGTTGTTCGCCCAGACCCCTTGGTCGCTCCTTTTGTCAAGGGCCAGACTGTGGGTAGTCTCAAGGTTTTGCAGGGTGACAGGCCTTTGTTTGAGGTGCCCTTGACGGTACTCGAGCCGGTCGAGCAAGCGGGCGTTTTCGGGCGTGCCTGGGGGTCTTTGCGGCTTTGGATCAAGTAA
- the rpsL gene encoding 30S ribosomal protein S12 gives MPTINQLVRQGREVETIKSKSPAMQNSPQRRGVCTRVYTTTPKKPNSALRKVAKVRLTNGFEVISYIGGEGHNLQEHSVVLVRGGRVKDLPGVRYHIVRGSLDLQGVKDRKQSRSKYGAKKPKAK, from the coding sequence ATGCCAACCATCAATCAATTGGTGCGTCAGGGGCGCGAGGTCGAAACGATCAAGTCCAAAAGCCCTGCGATGCAAAACTCTCCACAACGCCGTGGCGTGTGCACCCGCGTGTACACCACGACGCCAAAAAAGCCTAACTCTGCGCTGCGTAAAGTCGCCAAAGTTCGCTTGACCAACGGTTTCGAAGTCATTTCGTACATCGGCGGTGAAGGCCACAACCTGCAGGAGCACTCCGTGGTTCTGGTGCGCGGTGGTCGTGTCAAAGACTTGCCGGGTGTGCGTTACCACATCGTCCGCGGTTCTTTGGACTTGCAAGGCGTGAAAGACCGCAAGCAGTCTCGCTCCAAGTACGGCGCGAAGAAGCCAAAAGCCAAGTAA
- the rpsG gene encoding 30S ribosomal protein S7 has product MPRRREVPKREILPDPKFGNVELSKFMNVIMEGGKKAVAERIIYGALENMEKKTGKDPVELFSIAINNVKPMVEVKSRRVGGANYQVPVEVRPVRRLALSMRWIKEAARKRGEKSMALRLANELLEANEGRGGAMKKRDEVHRMAEANKAFSHFRF; this is encoded by the coding sequence ATGCCACGTCGTCGCGAAGTCCCTAAACGTGAAATCCTGCCGGATCCCAAGTTCGGCAATGTCGAGTTGTCCAAGTTCATGAACGTGATCATGGAAGGTGGAAAAAAAGCTGTGGCCGAGCGCATCATTTACGGTGCCCTCGAAAACATGGAAAAGAAAACAGGCAAAGACCCTGTCGAGCTGTTCTCCATTGCCATCAACAACGTCAAGCCCATGGTGGAAGTGAAATCCCGCCGCGTGGGTGGTGCGAACTACCAGGTGCCTGTTGAAGTGCGCCCAGTTCGTCGCTTGGCCCTGTCGATGCGCTGGATCAAAGAAGCCGCTCGCAAGCGCGGTGAAAAGTCCATGGCCCTGCGCCTGGCCAACGAGTTGCTCGAGGCCAACGAAGGCCGTGGTGGTGCCATGAAAAAGCGTGACGAAGTTCACCGCATGGCCGAAGCCAACAAGGCCTTCTCGCATTTCCGCTTCTGA